A genomic segment from Sebastes fasciatus isolate fSebFas1 unplaced genomic scaffold, fSebFas1.pri Scaffold_36, whole genome shotgun sequence encodes:
- the LOC141763757 gene encoding cytochrome c oxidase subunit 5B, mitochondrial-like — MSAGRLLLLRGSLRGSLRGSLRGSLLLRAAANQNHNPAPRSRGMAAGGIPTDEEQATGLEKVIMKAMKEGTDPYNMLKPKEYAGSRADPHLVPSITTKRIVGCVCEEDNTAVVWFWLHEGEAQRCPSCGSHYKLVPHELPH; from the exons ATGTCTGCTGGAAGGTTACTGCTCCTGAGAGGCTCCCTGAGAGGCTCCCTGAGAGGCTCTCTGAGAGGCTCCCTGCTCCTCCGGGCCGCCGCGAACCAGAACCACAACCCAGCGCCGAGGAGCCGCGGCATGGCGGCGGGAG GGATTCCCACTGATGAAGAACAAGCCACCGGACTGGAGAAGGTCATCATGAAGGCCATGAAGGAGGGAACG gacCCCTACAACATGCTGAAACCAAAGGAGTACGCTGGCTCCAGAGCCGACCCCCACCTGGTTCCCTCCATCACCACCAAGAGGATTgtgggatgtgtgt gtgaAGAAGACAACACGGCCGTGGTTTGGTTCTGGCTTCATGAGGGCGAGGCCCAGCGCTGCCCGTCCTGCGGTTCCCACTACAAGCTGGTTCCTCATGAGCTCCCCCACTAA
- the LOC141763754 gene encoding drebrin-like protein B, translated as MAVNLSKNGAALMDAYKEVVDGKLATNWALFTYEGNTNDIRLAAKGDGGLEEMVEELNSGKVMYAFCRVQDPNSGLPKYVLINWTGEGVKDWRKGICANHVSSMGSFLKGAHVTINARGDDDVEPETVLQKVAKASGANFNFHKQTQYRDASRGPVGSVYRKVNAVEEIQQTKKDDFWIQTQRDEDTRQREEKKRAEQERETLERERREMIYQQREEEEGERKQQRQREEEEGERKQQRPNQQENGNKRYGINSAASVQKANEARSLISQRSFNPRDVFKQKEQSFQSPAASRPGKLRSPFLSQKSFERETPPKPQYSPAPAVISPVSPGLSHSPAPAVISPVSPGLSHSPAPAVVSPVSPGLSHSPAPAVVSPVSPGLSHSPAPAVVSPVSPVSPVSPGLSHSPAPGSPVPAAENTYPEEEEEEWSDEFEDDEGAPEDLYQAPDPDGTVEDLYENFYPDHFSAGDGDVDTSGPGLSARALYDYQAADNTEITFDPGDIVTGIEMLDEGWWRGHGPNGHYGMFPANYVELL; from the exons acgGTGGACTAGAGGAGATGGTGGAGGAGCTGAACAGCGGGAAGGTGATGTACGCTTTCTGTCGGGTTCAGGACCCAAACTCTGGTCTGCCCAAATACGTCCTCATCAACTGG acaggtgaagGTGTGAAGGACTGGAGAAAAGGAATATGTGCCAACCATGTGAGCTCGATGGGCAGCTTCCTGAAG GGAGCTCATGTGACCATCAACGCCCGCGGAGACGATGACGTGGAACCAGAGACCGTCCTGCAGAAAGTGGCCAAAGCCTCCGGAGCCAATTTCAACttccacaaacaaacacaatacaGAGACGCTTCCAGAGGACCCGTG GGTTCTGTGTACCGGAAGGTCAACGCCGTGGAGGAAATCCAACAAACCAAAAAGGACGACTTCTGGATCCAAACTCAG AGGGACGAAGACACTCGTCAACgggaagagaagaaaagagcggagcaggagagagaaacactggagagggagaggagggagat gatttatcagcagagggaggaagaggaaggagagaggaagcagcagcgacagagggaggaagaggaaggagagaggaagcagCAGCGACCG AACCAACAGGAGAACGGAAACAAGAGGTACGGCATCAACTCCGCTGCGTCTGTGCAGAAAGCTAAC GAGGCAAGGTCACTGATCTCTCAGAGGTCATTTAACCCCAGAGACGTCTTCAAGCAGAAGGAGCAAAGCTTCCAGTCTCCTGCTGCATCCAGACctg GGAAGCTGCGGAGTCCATTTTTATCTCAGAAGTCCTTCGAGAGAGAAACTCCGCCGAAGCCTCAGTACTCACCTGCTCCAGCTGTgatctcacctgtctcacctgggCTGTCTCACTCACCTGCTCCAGCTGTgatctcacctgtctcacctgggCTGTCTCACTCACCTGCTCCAGCTgtggtctcacctgtctcacctgggCTGTCTCACTCACCTGCTCCAGCTgtggtctcacctgtctcacctgggCTGTCTCACTCACCTGCTCCAGCTgtggtctcacctgtctcacctgtctcacctgtctcacctgggCTGTCTCACTCACCTGCTCCAGGCTCACCTGTTCCAGCTGCAG AGAACACGTacccagaggaggaagaggaggagtggtCCGATGAGTTTGAAGACGATGAAGGTGCTCCAG AGGACCTGTACCAGGCTCCGGATCCCGACGGGACCGTGGAGGACCTGTACGAGAACTTTTACCCAGACCACTTCTCC GCTGGAGACGGAGATGTGGACACCAGTGGACCGGGCCTCAGTGCCAGAGCTCTGTACGACTACCAGGCtg CCGACAACACTGAGATCACCTTTGACCCCGGTGACATCGTAACGGGGATAGAGATGTTGGACGAGGGCTGGTGGCGAGGACACGGTCCCAATGGTCACTACGGGATGTTCCCCGCCAACTACGTTGAGCTCCTCTAG
- the LOC141763759 gene encoding neuropeptide Y receptor type 1-like isoform X1, which yields MSNDSSVLSVWEASDWEDTAQCPPSVGGATFLIVAYSAVIAIGLLGNAGLVFIIARQQELRNVTNILIANLSCSDILMCVVCLPVTVIYTLMDRWVLGEALCKVTPFVQCMSVTVSVFSLVLIALERHQLILHPTGWSPAAGHSYLAVGLTWLVACFISLPFLSFNILTDDPFQNISLPANPFRDHVICMELWPSDQHRLAYTTSLLLFQYCLPLLLVLLCYLRIFLRLRRRRSRRSTSLFHSIQTQCIDASVPWLCRGCAVGVLWYLCDGRRPAVLCRDMLERSRRTQGAQRINVMLLAIVVAFALCWLPLNVFNTLFDWHHQALPDCQHDAVFSACHLTAMASTCINPVVYGFLNSNFQRELKLTLQRCQCGHRAAESYESFPLSTVGSEVTTKATSLNRMGSVCIPSARPEISSAIPAVT from the exons aTGTCCAACGACAGCAGCGTCCTCAGCGTCTGGGAGGCCTCTGATTGGGAAGACACCGCTCAGTGCCCGCCTTCGGTAGGCGGAGCCACTTTCTTGATTGTGGCATACAGCGCTGTTATTGCGATCGGGTTGCTAGGCAACGCAGGCCTGGTGTTCATCATCGCCCGGCAACAGGAGTTACGCAACGTCACCAACATCCTGATCGCCAACCTGTCGTGCTCCGACATCCTGATGTGCGTGGTGTGTCTTCCTGTCACCGTCATCTACACGCTGATGGACCGCTGGGTGCTGGGGGAGGCGCTGtgtaag GTGACTCCTTTCGTCCAGTGCATGTCAGTGACGGtttctgtcttctctctggTGCTGATCGCTCTGGAGCGCCACCAGCTGATCCTCCATCCCACCGGCTGGTCGCCGGCCGCCGGACACTCGTACCTCGCCGTCGGGCTGACGTGGTTGGTCGCCTGCTTCATCTCTCTGCCCTTCCTCTCCTTCAACATCCTCACTGATGACCCCTTCCAGAACATCAGCCTGCCCGCCAACCCCTTCAG GGATCATGTGATCTGCATGGAGTTGTGGCCGTCGGATCAGCACCGCCTGGCCTACAccacctctctgctgctgttccAGTACTGCCTCcctctgctgctggtgctgctctgCTACCTCCGGATCTTCCTCCGCCTGAGACGACGCAGGTCACGCCGCTCTACTTCTTTGTTTCATTCCATCCAGACTCAGTGTATTGATGCATCGGTGCCGTGGTTGTGCCGTGGTTGTGCCGTAGGTGTGCTGTGGTATTTGTGTGACGGGCGGCGTCCTGCTGTGTTGTGCAGGGACATGCTGGAGCGCAGCAGGAGGACTCAGGGAGCCCAGAGGATCAACGTCATGCTGTTAGCCATCGTCGTAGCCTTCGCTCTGTGCTGGCTGCCGCTCAACGTCTTCAACACGCTGTTTGACTGGCACCACCAGGCCCTGCCCGACTGCCAGCACGACGCCGTCTTCTCCGCCTGCCACTTAACGGCGATGGCCTCCACCTGCATCAACCCCGTGGTGTACGGCTTCCTCAACAGCAACTTCCAGAGGGAGCTGAAGCTGACGCTGCAGCGCTGCCAGTGTGGCCACCGGGCGGCGGAGAGCTACGAGAGCTTCCCTCTGTCCACCGTGGGCAGCGAAGTCACGACGAAGGCCACGTCCCTCAACCGGATGGGATCCGTGTGCATTCCTTCAGCCAGACCTGAGATCAGCTCAGCGATACCAGCTGTCACGTAA
- the LOC141763756 gene encoding cytochrome c oxidase subunit 5B, mitochondrial-like, with protein sequence MSAAAAARLLLRSARAPLRGPLLLQRAADNHNPAALSRGMAAGGIPTDEEQATGLEKVIMKAMKEGTDPYNMLKPKEYAGSRADPHLVPSITTKRIVGCVCEEDNTAVVWFWLHEGEAQRCPSCGSHYKLVPHELPH encoded by the exons atgtctgctgctgctgctgcaaggtTACTGCTCCGCTCCGCGAGGGCGCCTCTGAGGGGCCCTCTGCTGCTCCAACGGGCTGCTGACAACCACAACCCGGCGGCGCTGAGCCGCGGCATGGCGGCTGGAG GGATTCCCACTGATGAAGAACAAGCCACCGGACTGGAGAAGGTCATCATGAAGGCCATGAAGGAGGGAACG gacCCCTACAACATGCTGAAACCAAAGGAGTACGCTGGCTCCAGAGCCGACCCCCACCTGGTTCCCTCCATCACCACCAAGAGGATTgtgggatgtgtgt gtgaAGAAGACAACACGGCCGTGGTTTGGTTCTGGCTTCATGAGGGCGAGGCCCAGCGCTGCCCGTCCTGCGGTTCCCACTACAAGCTGGTTCCTCATGAGCTCCCCCACTAA
- the LOC141763759 gene encoding neuropeptide Y receptor type 1-like isoform X2: protein MSNDSSVLSVWEASDWEDTAQCPPSVGGATFLIVAYSAVIAIGLLGNAGLVFIIARQQELRNVTNILIANLSCSDILMCVVCLPVTVIYTLMDRWVLGEALCKVTPFVQCMSVTVSVFSLVLIALERHQLILHPTGWSPAAGHSYLAVGLTWLVACFISLPFLSFNILTDDPFQNISLPANPFRDHVICMELWPSDQHRLAYTTSLLLFQYCLPLLLVLLCYLRIFLRLRRRRDMLERSRRTQGAQRINVMLLAIVVAFALCWLPLNVFNTLFDWHHQALPDCQHDAVFSACHLTAMASTCINPVVYGFLNSNFQRELKLTLQRCQCGHRAAESYESFPLSTVGSEVTTKATSLNRMGSVCIPSARPEISSAIPAVT from the exons aTGTCCAACGACAGCAGCGTCCTCAGCGTCTGGGAGGCCTCTGATTGGGAAGACACCGCTCAGTGCCCGCCTTCGGTAGGCGGAGCCACTTTCTTGATTGTGGCATACAGCGCTGTTATTGCGATCGGGTTGCTAGGCAACGCAGGCCTGGTGTTCATCATCGCCCGGCAACAGGAGTTACGCAACGTCACCAACATCCTGATCGCCAACCTGTCGTGCTCCGACATCCTGATGTGCGTGGTGTGTCTTCCTGTCACCGTCATCTACACGCTGATGGACCGCTGGGTGCTGGGGGAGGCGCTGtgtaag GTGACTCCTTTCGTCCAGTGCATGTCAGTGACGGtttctgtcttctctctggTGCTGATCGCTCTGGAGCGCCACCAGCTGATCCTCCATCCCACCGGCTGGTCGCCGGCCGCCGGACACTCGTACCTCGCCGTCGGGCTGACGTGGTTGGTCGCCTGCTTCATCTCTCTGCCCTTCCTCTCCTTCAACATCCTCACTGATGACCCCTTCCAGAACATCAGCCTGCCCGCCAACCCCTTCAG GGATCATGTGATCTGCATGGAGTTGTGGCCGTCGGATCAGCACCGCCTGGCCTACAccacctctctgctgctgttccAGTACTGCCTCcctctgctgctggtgctgctctgCTACCTCCGGATCTTCCTCCGCCTGAGACGACGCAG GGACATGCTGGAGCGCAGCAGGAGGACTCAGGGAGCCCAGAGGATCAACGTCATGCTGTTAGCCATCGTCGTAGCCTTCGCTCTGTGCTGGCTGCCGCTCAACGTCTTCAACACGCTGTTTGACTGGCACCACCAGGCCCTGCCCGACTGCCAGCACGACGCCGTCTTCTCCGCCTGCCACTTAACGGCGATGGCCTCCACCTGCATCAACCCCGTGGTGTACGGCTTCCTCAACAGCAACTTCCAGAGGGAGCTGAAGCTGACGCTGCAGCGCTGCCAGTGTGGCCACCGGGCGGCGGAGAGCTACGAGAGCTTCCCTCTGTCCACCGTGGGCAGCGAAGTCACGACGAAGGCCACGTCCCTCAACCGGATGGGATCCGTGTGCATTCCTTCAGCCAGACCTGAGATCAGCTCAGCGATACCAGCTGTCACGTAA